AGATGGATGCTGATGAGAACGAGCGGCCGGAGACGGAcgatgaggaggaggatgaggaagacgaggaggaggaggaggaggacgtgGGGAATGGCGAAGTTGATGGTGGGGATCGGGCCGGGAGGTCAGTGAATGGCGTCGTGGGAAGTGCCAGAGGTGATGCAGTTGTCGATGTGGATGAGGATGAGGAGAGTGACGCTGATGAGGAGGACACTGAGAGTGGTAGGAGGGTGGAGGCCAATGGACTGCTGTGGGGGTCTCATCACCACCTATCGAATGGGTTCCGGGTCGCGCCAGTCGGAGCAGCTTCCATTGATGTGGAGgacgaggaggaggaagaagaggaggacgtGGAGGACGATGATGAGGAGGAAGAGGATTTGGTGGAGGAGATCGATGATGAGGAAGGGGAAGATGATGATGTAGTCGAGGTGCATGATGTCGGGGATAGTGATGAGGATGCTGATGGGGTGGAGGAGGATGGAGAAGATGAGATAGAGGAAGAGGAGGTTGATGTGGACGATGGGGATGGTGATGAAGATGAAGAGGATGTGGAGGATGAAGAGGATGATGGTGAGCCGGGGAGCACGGGGAGGTTGATGAGCACGGAAGGGGAGATAGATGGGCATGAGCAGGGGGAGGAGGATGAGAACGGGGAGATTGGCGAGGAGGATGAGCAAGGAGTGGAGGAGGATAGGGAGTATGAGGAGGGTGATGGTGAGGATGAAGACGAGGTATATTCTCATTTTAACATGTTTTCAGTTATTCATAACTTTTTTATTTACCGTTTGTGGgtctatatatataatatgaaatATACAAAGACATGCTTTATCTAAGTAGGCTTGACATATAATTCCATGTTTCGTTGTTGTCTCTCTGATTCGTTTACAACTGGTACTAAACTAGAAGATGGCGCCTCAAACCACCGCACCCCCCCCCACCCCAAAAAAAGGGTGTTCTTAAATTTCTGCTGCAAAATATTTTTGGGGATTGTATGCTTTGATTACTGATTAGCATATGCAAATACCTAGCAGTGATGTATTTTGACTTATCTGTTGATGGGGCTTCTGTTGGGTTAGTCATAGTCTGCTGCAGAATATGGATTGACATTGCTATGATCCAGTAATGAAATTCTTTAGATCTCACTGCATGCATGCagaacaatattttttttatggatatattTAAGGCACGCAATGATGTTTCTTTTCCTTAAAAAGAAGGGCTTCAGTCTTTCGATTGTGATTTTTTAACATTTCTAATCAAATCAGTTATCACTTATTTGTGGACTGCATGTTTGATGCTAATAGCATTAGAAGTTGTATCTGACACATTTTTGATGATTTTATGAGTCTTGATGCTGGCTAGTTGATTTCATTGGTCGATAGTGTGCTTAAGGAGTGGGTTAgctttttcatattttcatgtaacAGGGCTTTTCTGATGCTAGTAAGATGTGATTTGACTCAAAAAGGGAAAGATAAGGAATTATTTTATGAGTACTTTTGAATCTGGTGAGCAATTTTCGTTGGTTGGTGGTGTGCCTTGAGAAGTGGTTAGCCGATCCCAACTAGTTTGGAATGAAGGCTTTGTTGAGTTGAGTTGCAGTATGCATTGAGAATTGGATTATTTCTTTTGTATTTCAGTTAGTATGGCTATGACATGCTACTAAGCATGACTTGACTCAGACAAGGCAAAAGAAAAGGGATCAGGTTTttgcctcctttttttttttgtgtgttttCTTAGGGTTTTTGAAATTGCTGTCTGGACATGAATGAGTTGACAAATTATAACATTTTTCAGTAGATAAGATCTAGAAGACTACAGGCGTTTATTGGCGACTTTTGATACCTTTAGTAAATGATAAATATGCAAGCATGAATATAAACAAGTATATTTAAAGTACCACTTGTTGTTTTGCCATTTTCTATGTTTTGGAAACTTAGAAGCTCTTTTGGTTGTTGCTGTGGATAATAGTGCCTCTTGATGAGTAGATTGGTTTAGGATATACGAGTTCAGAACAGTTGGACAAATATTGGACCCATCTAATGCATGTTTTTTGGAGCCTGTTGGAAGTACTCTTGGTTTTTAGGGCCCGATGTGAATGCCTTAGTATTGGTTTTTAAACTTTTGGCAAGCTTTTATTATTTTGAGGCCAATGGCTTTTACCTAGGTCGACTCTAAATATAATTCTGCTgtcacttctttttctttttacgtTTATGTTGTGCATTCTGTTACGTAGTGCTTTCATTCACCTCTGGATCTTGTTTTCCCTACAGCTTTGGATGATTGTTTTGTAATGATTTGATGCTGATAATTTATTTCAGCTAATTGGTCTGGGTTAATAAACATCAGAGAAACTTGGTTGATCATGTATATTTTTAGATCTGTATTCTTGCTTGATTATTAGTtcataaaaataagttagttttcattaatttattttttttcaaaatctgctATTGACGTATGTGCTTTTGTgcatgttataatttttataaattaaaaatgtcCTTTCCAATCATGAAATTATGCTTAGATTTTGAATGTCATGCAGAAGAATTATATATTTAGTATAATTGTGTCTGATGCTTGGAGTAATTTTGTTGCAAGCATCAATAGAATTTTACTTCCACTATTTCCATGGCATCTGGGATTTCTTCACTCGGCTGGATGTTGATGTGCATGAGTTCAACTTTTCCTCCAATTTTTTTGCAACTATAATTCCTATTTCAtgcattttttatcataaatcttTAGTTGGATACTCCTGctgttttcttcctccttttccttTTTGCGTATATTGTgatgtttatttatttttgtttactgctttgattttttttttccaaccttgatttatattttaatgcttgcaataatttttttgatatttctaaatTGTAATTTTTGCAGGAAGAGGATCTTGGAACAGAATATCTAGTACAGCCGATTGCTCAAGCTGTTGATGAGACTGGAGGAAGTGATTTTGATGGTTGTGATGAAGATGATGAGGATGAAGTTGATGATGATGAGGAGAATAATCACAACAATGGTGTCCTGCCACACCTTCCCTCCTCTTCTGAACCCAACAAGAGGAAAAGAGATGAAGAAGATGATGACAGTGTTGAGGATTTGAGGTCTTCAAAAAAGCATTACTGATGATGATTCAGCAGCATTGTACATGGATGCTAGTCGAAGTAAAAAGGGtgggtttttttgttttttttgtttgtgCAGACTTGAATTCAGTAGTTTAAAAACTTGGAGGGAATGAATCGTGTAGCTTGGTTTCTTCCCTCCTTATTTCAAAAGTTCGTTGGTGGTCTTGTCAGCGCACGGTTCGTTATTCTGGCCGTTGCATCCCTTTCAAATGACAGTTACATATACATATACGGGGTCTGGGCTTTCCCTCCAAATAGCTCAGGAAGTTCAAAAATGAGTAGCCGTTGGATAGTGTTTAAACTTTCTAAACCCGGCATTCAGCAAGCTGTTTCTCTTGGTTAGCTTCTCGGGTATCTGCCTGGAGTGCCACTTCTCTCTTCTCCCCTATTTCAAAGCATTTAGTCTGACGTTTACCAATAAAAAGAGCATTTAGTCTGACGGTTTGTGCGTGGTGTTAGCAGATGCTTTCTTTTTCATGCAGGTCTTGTTGGGCATGCGGATGTGGGAAGTGCCAATTTGATGGTTTAATGAAGGGTGATAAGCTTTTTTATTTTATGACTATCTATTCTGTGTGTTTCACAGCGGGTACTTTAAAAAGGATGCCGGGTTATGGATAAAGTTCATTTATTTGTCGTCCTGCCCACCAATCACGAGCTAAAGATGTCACGTTAGAACAGTCTTGATGTATGGGATGACGTCTCCCTCTATCTTTAATTATGTGGGGTTGGACGTGCCACGCATCCACCACTGTCTTCTTGCTGGAGTTCTGTCCACCGCCCGGGCATTGTTGCCCTATCAGATTTGAAGGAGGTATCCTGGGGCTGCGTTTTGTCTGGATGTGGTGCAGGATACAGCTCATGGGCTCATTTGTGGTGTTGGAATTTAAGGAGTTTTCAATATTTTCTGACTATTGACTGGTGGATGCTTGATTGCCTGTCGTGGCTGTTTGCATTTGCTTGTTGTAGAAATTTGTGTACCGTGGGTGGCGTAGAAAATTTGACGTGCGCTGCACGGTAAATTATATaatcattatttttaaatatatatttaatatttataaattatttttattatttaaaaattttatatgatagaaattttttattttttaattatgatatttttttcataaaaattataatatttttttaaaaatataatatttttattttttaaaaaagaattataatattttttaacaattataatatttacgtttatttttttatttaatattaaaaaaatattataatttttttaaaagataagagtgtcataatttttttaaaaagatattataattaaatgataaaaatatttttatcatataaaatttttaaacaaaaaaagatGATTTACGGATGTTTAATACGTGTTGGAAAATTATGGTTACGTGGATCGGtatataaagaattttttttatttattagtaatATTTTTTCAAACATGATTGCAATCAACGGTGGGCCCGATTGGGGCAACGACAAAGAGAAATGAGGAGGAGGTCTGAAATTTGCTATTTTGGAGATCAAGCAATGGACCATTGATTCCATCAAATCTTTTGCTATGTATCGTGTTGGTCTTGCTGACAAGTTTCGTCCTCTGATCGGTCCTGTTCAGGgtgtgatttttgattttttgtctTGGGCATAGCTGTACTAGTCCATTATACTACCCTTTTATACAGATTAttctaattttatctttttattatttcGTGGCATGTGATTAATTActtagaatttttaattttttgagtcaGAAATTAGAAATCTAGAACTAGTCAATAAATTTGCCTCTTAATCTCCTCTCTCGACAAAGGAGTTGAGACGTGGTTCGACCGAGTCCAATAGTTAATAATGAACCTTTTTTAAACTTTATGCTTGTAAAGTTGCTGCTATCTTTACTATTCCATGTAAGATTATCTAATTATATGGCAGGAAAGTTTTGAAATCCCTTCGCTCCTTTCATGTTAGATCTAATCATCAGCCTTTTTGGCAAAGCGGAGAAGATGGATCTCGATGTACATCTTATTCGCACCTGCTGGGTCCACCTGCCAGTTGTCCCGTTCCATTAATAACTATATATAAATCCAACCAAACTTTATCGGAAAAATTACCTCTCCTTTGTGGCCTTCTCTGACTAATCGCCACTCTAACATCTACATTTAGTTACCCTAATCGGACGGGCGGTATCATCTTTGATGCGGATCATCATTCCCAATCTTCAATCGGACGGTCGGAGTTTACAGGAAACGAACGGTCGGCCCCCAACACATACCAGCCAAAGCAAGAGATAAAGCGAACATAGAATAAGGAGgacaaatttgaaaaaaatcgaGGGACGAAGAGCCTGGAAATGGCGTTGTCTCTAACAATGCTGCTGACCTCGCCCAGGACTCGACCACACCCTCATAGCTGGAGGAATCGGAGGGGAAAAGGTCACGTGCGGAGTTTATCGGTCACGTGCAAGGCGAAGGACGCGGAGAGCGGCGAGAGCGGAGGGATAGAGCTGGCGGCGGCGGTGGGGGGCCTGGTGGCGAACCCAGTGATCGGAGCGTCTCTGTACGTGCTGAGGACGACCGGTTGCGGCCTCCCTCCGGGTCCCGGGGGGTCGATCGGGGCGGCGGAGGGGGTGAGCTACCTGGTGGTGGGCGGCATCGTGGCGTGGTCTCTCTACACCAAAGTCCGGACGGGGTCCGGCCTCCCGGCGGGGCGCTACGGCTTGCTCGGGGCCGTGGAGGGCCTCTCCTACCTCACCGTTCTTGCCATCGTGGTGGTGTTCGGTCTCCAGTTCCTTGACAAAGGTTCCCTCCCCGGCCCACTCCCTGGCGACCAGTGCTTTGGTTAAGCGGCCATGAGTTAGTTCCTTAGTTTCTTCTTCCTTTGGACCATTTCTTTGATTCGGTCTTGTTCTTGCCGTTATCAGCCCTACTACTAATATCCATGGTATTCTGTGGAACTGGGCTTTTTATCTCAATTATATTCATGCCCACTTGTATACAGCAGTTTTCAGAGTCTGGCAAAACACAACTGTGATAATTTTATGTTAATTTCTAGAGGGTTATTGCAAGTCttagcagagagagagagagagagagggagggggttgTTTACATATGTCCCCTTACAATTCCCTACGATACTCTGTGTTAAAGGGTGAACGCAATTATACCCTGCACTGTATGATCATTCAATCTTTGCTGCAATTTAATAACCTGCTACCGAGAGCTGGCTTTTATTGTCGATCTGTGCCGTAGCTCGTTTGCTAGAGAAATTATATCTCGCACCGCATGCACCAATATAGCCACGCACTATGCCAATCTCCTTGTTTTCTGGCTATGGATCAATCACCAAGAGAAGCACATGATGAGCCCACGAGAAGGAGGCGAGATGATTTACATGGTGCATGCGATATGTCATTTTTAGAGAGATTAATTAAGTAAATTAACCTGCCTCAAAATATATATGACAGCGCATAGCATTACAAACATgatatccaaaaataaaaaaGTCACAACCCTAAATTTTATATACACTGCAGATTAATCACAAAGTTTTTGCTCCTGATATATCTGTGCACGACGAATCAGAATCTTTGTCCTGATATATGGAAAATGCTCTGCAGACTGAACTGCTCTTTATTCCAAACTCTGTCTGGCAATCACAAGACACTGATTTATTTGGCAGATCCATGAGACGACCATGTGTATCCTTGAAGAATCATGTGAAACTCCAGCGGCATGCCTTGAGCAGAAACTCGCTAGCATCACAGAGCTTATCTAGGCCCTTGCATAGAGGTACACGGGCAAACTCGTTATGGGTCCGATTAGGCCCCAAATCTCAACCTTATCTTTTGAGAAACCTGCTAACCGTATGACCATGCATTTGAAGCAAGGCATTTGTTTTTTGAAACTTGGCAAGATGACCAGCAAGAAGCATGAGAGTAATATAGAGGGACTAATTAATGCATATTGGCACTATAATAAAAATAACTTTGAcggtaaattatttatgatattttttattatgtgccattaatttttttttactgtatttttataaaaatgtCACTATTTTTATTAGCAGTATTTATTTTAAATACCATAATAAAGTTATATTTCATGATATATAACTTGAAGTGTTGGAAATAAGAAATTGTATTATAATATTTAACTAATATATAGGTAAATAATACCATAATTtatgggatttgaaaaattaCCGCTTGTTGCTGCCGATCTCCGATGAGATGGTTGGTGGCGAGCTGAGTCGTAGCGCGCGGATGCTGAACAACAGGAACCTACAAAATGAAGTCCTCTTA
This genomic window from Elaeis guineensis isolate ETL-2024a chromosome 13, EG11, whole genome shotgun sequence contains:
- the LOC140853407 gene encoding uncharacterized protein, yielding MALSLTMLLTSPRTRPHPHSWRNRRGKGHVRSLSVTCKAKDAESGESGGIELAAAVGGLVANPVIGASLYVLRTTGCGLPPGPGGSIGAAEGVSYLVVGGIVAWSLYTKVRTGSGLPAGRYGLLGAVEGLSYLTVLAIVVVFGLQFLDKGSLPGPLPGDQCFG
- the LOC105036936 gene encoding acidic leucine-rich nuclear phosphoprotein 32-related protein-like, yielding MDEAWERAVETALEGQADSSSAPRILTLDGAVKCLQGRLPPPGLLERYQSLEHLSIANVGVSSLEKFPRLRNLQRLILSDNRIAGGLEFLVGAGLDSLRDLDLSNNRIQFLEDLAPLAQLRLVSLDLYECPVTRVKDYRCRVFGMIRTLKYLDKMDADENERPETDDEEEDEEDEEEEEEDVGNGEVDGGDRAGRSVNGVVGSARGDAVVDVDEDEESDADEEDTESGRRVEANGLLWGSHHHLSNGFRVAPVGAASIDVEDEEEEEEEDVEDDDEEEEDLVEEIDDEEGEDDDVVEVHDVGDSDEDADGVEEDGEDEIEEEEVDVDDGDGDEDEEDVEDEEDDGEPGSTGRLMSTEGEIDGHEQGEEDENGEIGEEDEQGVEEDREYEEGDGEDEDEEEDLGTEYLVQPIAQAVDETGGSDFDGCDEDDEDEVDDDEENNHNNGVLPHLPSSSEPNKRKRDEEDDDSVEDLRSSKKHY